AAATAAGTTTTCATTTTTATCTTGATAAGTTAAAGCTTAAAGGCAGTCACTCTCTTCTGAATGCGCCTGCTCTCTATTGTTAGAGATAGATATGGTTCATTAGAATTCGTCTTATTCAGTTTCATACAAACCATTCAGTTCGGAATGGCGTTTTATCAGGTTAACGAGCTCTTGCTTTTGATTGTGTGATAGTTCATCCATAAGTTTCACTTCATAGTTATTGACCTTATACTTATTATAATACAGGCTTCTCGTATTACGTAAGTGCTTGTGATAGGATCATTTGATATGATTAGGGATAGCGTTTTGACTGTTTGAGCTTTTGTAACAAAGATCGGTGGATTTACTCTTTGGTTATGAGTGGGGAGAAAACAGCCTTCTTCGATACATAATAATCTATTGCTGTAATGAATGGAAAATAAAAAAACAATCAACTCTATTAGAGTAATGATTGTTTTTTAGGAAAAATCAAATTTTAAATTTACTTATTTCAACTCTTAGGTCATTTGCCATTTCACTTAACAATTGGGCAGAAGAAGTGATTTCTTCATTTGAAGCAGATTGCTCTTCTACAGAAGCTGCAACATTTTGGACACTAGATGAGGCTTGCACTGCAATGTCATCTATTTCTCTGATGCCTTCGGTCGTTGTCTTTGTTCTCTCATCAACCATGACCATAGCCTTAATTGCTGAGTCTGACTTATTTCCTATGTTGTGAACATAATTAACAATGTCTTTAAACGCTTCACCACTCTTATAAACCATGCCTCTTCCATCTTCGACGATGATCGTCCCACTATTTATAGAATCAACAGCCTCAGTGGTTTGAAGTTGTATCTCATTTACTAATTTTCTAATTTCTTCACCCGCTTTAGAAGAACCCTCCGCTAGTTTTCTAACCTCTTCGGCCACTACAGCAAATCCTTTACCTGCATCCCCAGCTCGTGCGGCTTCGATTGAAGCATTTAAAGCTAGTAAATTTGTCTGGTCCGCAATATTCGTTATTAAGGAAACAATTTGACTTATTTCCTTAGATTTTTCTCCCAAAGTATTCATTTTTTGCGAAGAGGACATGACTGAATGTTGTATTGTATCCATTTTATTGATCGTTTCATCTATTAACTTTAATCCAGTATCTGCCTTATCGTTTGTTACATTAGCTATATCGGAAATAGTTTGAATAGAAGAAGCAACATTTTTTAATTCATCACTAACTAATTTAGAAGATTTAAAGAGTTCGGATGTTTTCGTCGTTTGTAGTTCTGAACCTGAAACAATAGTTTGAATGGCATTTGAAATTTGCTCAACTGAGGCACTGCTTTGTTCTGTACTAACTTTAAAATCTTCTGAATACGAAGCAACCTTACCAGATGTATCATTCGTTTTTGTCACTACTTTATGTAAATTACTGATCATTAAGTTAAATGATGATGCTAATTGACCGATTTCATCTTTTGAGTTTTCTTCTATAATAATTGTTAAATCACCATTTGCTGCTAATTTTGTTGCCTCAAGAACTTTTTTAATTCGATTAATAATTAAAAATCTCGTAGCTAATGATATGATGACAGTTGCAACTAAAAGAGTAATAGAGGTGTTGACGAAAACTCCAAAACTACCGTCCACATATTCTTTCAATAAAAGGTTTATATATTGAGAAATTGGCGAACTAATTACTAAACTTACGATTACCACTACGATCATTTTAAGCCTTATACTTGCTTTAACATCCATTTTATCGGTGAATTTACTTCTTGTGTTATTCTTGAAATCCATTTTCTTATCTCCATTCTTAGGTGGTTAAAAAGTTAAACAACAAATTTTTTATCAATTCAAATTATGGGAACACATGTCAAAACCTCCTATTAGTACTTTTAACCCCTGTCCTATACCCTGTTCATGCCAATTAAAAACCTTTAAATCATTTATCTTTTTGAAAAAAGTTATTTTTTTGAGGAATTATGTGGATTATTTATGCGGAATTTACTATACCTTTTTATTTCCAGAAAAATGAGATTTCTTTATTGTTTGTTGGATTTGACAAGTATACTTTTAATAATGACTAATATGTTTGTCGAAACGAAAAAGATCATATACAATATAATCATCAGAAAACGAATTGAAGGTGAGGATTTGAAAAGTCGCTTAAAGGAGCTCAGGGCTCGTGAAGGTTATAACCAGACTCAACTTGCCAAGCTCGCTAAGGTATCTAGGCAAACAATAAGCTTGATTGAACGGGAAGAGTATATGCCTTCATTACTTATTGCCGTTCGTATTGCACGTATTTTTAATGAACCTGTTGAGCATGTATTTCAATTTGCGGAGGAGGAATTGTAAATGAAAGTAATCCTGCAGTTTATTTTCGGTGGAATTATTGGTTTTTTTGTCGTGTATGCACTCATGAGCTTTTCTGAGGTTAGGTTTTCTGGTGGGATAGCAGTCATCAGTTTAATCACACTTTCTTGCATCTTAATAGTGATGAGTATTTTGCGATATCAAAAGATTAAATCGTTAAACATCCAACAATTTAGTGGTGATGAAGAAGATGAAATTGAGGTTAATAAATATAAGATGTTTGCCGATTATTCTTTATATGCCAACTCCAGTATCGTTTTTTCTATTCTCGCACTTAGTTTAAGTCTTATTACCGCTCAACAATTAATTCTGCCGATTATGTCAATCGTTTTAATCTTTCTTTCTTATTTTTTGATCATGATGATGACATATATGATGAAACAAGTATATCCAGATCGTAATATTGATTTCCGTAGCCAAAGTGTCATTGATGTTGCGGACGATGGTGAAAAGCATGTTATCCTGGATGGATTATATAAATCACACGGTTTATTAAATATTTCTCTTATCGCGGCCATAGCACTATCAACTGTCTACTCTGTTACGAGGGAAGATCCACAAACCTTTTCCATTATCCTTATGGCAATGGTATTACTAGTGGTAAATTGTAAATATTTATTTGTTATTCGAAATAAGTAATAATTATGAAAAATAAGAGGAACCATAAATTCCTCTTATTTTTTATTGAAACTTTTCTGAAAATTAGATAACCTTTTTAAAGAGGTGATTTTTTGCAACAATACACGGGGTTTTTCATTTTATTAGCACTCATTTTGATTATTGTCATTTTCAACAGGTCGTTCAGATGGTGGATAAAAACGACAATTATCACCTATTATTTTGTACTCTCATCTATCTTTATTTCTACTAAAAATAAAATTGATAAACAATTCGAAAACATCCTCCCTGTTCCTGATGAATACTGGGATAAAAATTCAGAATTGGTTAGTACTATAGCGGGGTTTCTATTCTGGCCATTAGCGCTTATTTTAATTTTTATTTACTTTAAATGGTTTACTAAGGTTAATACTCGGATTGCTAAGGTCTTAGTTTTCACAAGCATCATTCCAGCAGCAGCTATCTTTCTTTTTTTTGTATTTTTATTTGATTTTTCATACGGGTACAGACCTTAACTAGAGTCTGTCTTTTATGTCATTGGTGCAAACCCAATATTTCTAAATTGAAGCGCTTATCCTTTATGGAAAGCGCTTCAATTTTTGAACAAGCGTACATTACATTTATATCACCTTTATAATCTAAGAATGAGATTGTCTCATAAAAAGCTGTGCTAGGTCCTACATTGAAAAAACACTTTTTACTAAATCCTCACGATGGCCAGAAACGTAGCGTTTTAAATCAAACCCTGCTTCATTTAGAGCATTTAGAAAATCATCCTGAAGCATCAGCAAGTTGAGCCTCGAAAATAGTTCATTTGCATTTAGTCTGTAGTCTTCAGTGATTGGGACAAAGCCGATGTGCATATGAGGTATTTTTTCATCGTAGTGGACACAAGCATAAATGATATTGTCTGCTCCGTACCTTTTTTGAAGAAATTCTAATCCTTTGTTAAAAAATCTCTTTATTTCTTTTTCTGATAAGTTTCCAAAGAACTCTTTTTCGGAAGTGATAATGAATTCACAAAGCCTCACAGCATCTTTTCTGATTTTCTTTTTAGAAAACATTGCTTTCTCAATTCTATTTCTACAACTTCCAGATAATCTATTTTGCTTTTATTAAGAAGATCATAGTTTAAAGTTGATTTTTCCTTGTCTATATAATGATTGACTTCACTTTCCATTGCTCGTTGGTTATGATGTTGAACACATTGAATAGTTGAAGCTTTTAATTTTTGCATGTTTAAAATCAGGAAATAACTCAATGGGCAAAACCTCTCTTCTACCATTGTTATTGTTTGCTACTTCAATTTATTAAGTTTATTTTTCTAAAACGATTTTCTATAGTTTGTATAGCTATAAATTCGTCAATTCCTTTAGCTTTTATAGTAAATTGGGTATCCGGTCTAATCCCTAAAGACATAGCATCCATTAACGATTCCGGTGTGTTTTTTAATTCAACACAATGTTCTCTATATTCAAGAATGATCGTTGATACGCACTTATTAGAAACATTCACTAATATAGTTGACGGACGAACAAATCCTGTTCTTGATAAGGTATATTGTTTTTCGATCACTGTTCACAACCTCACTTCTATAACTCTCTTTCTTTTTATTATGTAGCACTTTAAAGAGCAATCGTTATCTAATTCCTATCAAGTTCTTGCCTAATCCTATCAGGATGGATAAAGGTTAAAGACTATCTCTCTTGGTATTGAAAGTCAGGTAGATGGTTTGCAAAACCTATATTCTCTGGTTCTATTTTTCAAAAAGGGAGTTAGATGATGAAAACATATTCGATCAGCCAAGTGGCAAAAAAATTGGATCTGACGGTATATACCTTACGATACTACGATAAAGAAGGACTTCTACCTTTTGTAGAACGAACTGAGAGTGGAACAAGATTGTTTAAAGAATCTGATGTTGAGGCTCTAAAAATTATTGAATGCTTAAAATCCACAGGGATGACAATAAAGGAAATTAAACACTTCATTGATTGGTGCTCTGACGGAGATGTCACGTTGCAAAAAAGATATAACATGTTTATGGAGCGAAAAGCAACGGTTGAAACACAGATGGCAGAACTCAAAAAAACACTGGAACTCATTGATCATAAGTGTTTCTATTACAAGACTGCTCTTGATGCTGGAACGGAAGATGTTCATAAAAAGAATAAAATTGAGATTACCTATTAATGTAAACCTCGTGTATTTCATAGTTGTGATAATGAAATGCACGTGGTTTACTTTGTTCATTTGCAAACTTTTACGTTAGTCACGACTGCTCCAGTGGCAATATTAGCACCATCACCAATGGTTACACCTGGAACGACAGTAGCATTTGCACCAATCTATACATTTTTATCAAAAGATATTGGTGCAGTGGTTAACTTCAATACTTCCTACGAGACTTTGTGCATCAAAGAAGTCATCTCAGATCCTCCTGTGCTGAGATGTTTACGATCGGTAGAGCAATTGATAAGAGAAAATTAACATAGTGATCACCATTTTCTCGTGATATGATGTATATATATTCCAATTTGGAAAGGTGATTACATGACAACTACATATAAAAACATGATCTCTACAAAAGAAG
This Metabacillus endolithicus DNA region includes the following protein-coding sequences:
- a CDS encoding methyl-accepting chemotaxis protein, which encodes MDFKNNTRSKFTDKMDVKASIRLKMIVVVIVSLVISSPISQYINLLLKEYVDGSFGVFVNTSITLLVATVIISLATRFLIINRIKKVLEATKLAANGDLTIIIEENSKDEIGQLASSFNLMISNLHKVVTKTNDTSGKVASYSEDFKVSTEQSSASVEQISNAIQTIVSGSELQTTKTSELFKSSKLVSDELKNVASSIQTISDIANVTNDKADTGLKLIDETINKMDTIQHSVMSSSQKMNTLGEKSKEISQIVSLITNIADQTNLLALNASIEAARAGDAGKGFAVVAEEVRKLAEGSSKAGEEIRKLVNEIQLQTTEAVDSINSGTIIVEDGRGMVYKSGEAFKDIVNYVHNIGNKSDSAIKAMVMVDERTKTTTEGIREIDDIAVQASSSVQNVAASVEEQSASNEEITSSAQLLSEMANDLRVEISKFKI
- a CDS encoding helix-turn-helix transcriptional regulator, whose product is MKSRLKELRAREGYNQTQLAKLAKVSRQTISLIEREEYMPSLLIAVRIARIFNEPVEHVFQFAEEEL
- a CDS encoding DUF3169 family protein, encoding MKVILQFIFGGIIGFFVVYALMSFSEVRFSGGIAVISLITLSCILIVMSILRYQKIKSLNIQQFSGDEEDEIEVNKYKMFADYSLYANSSIVFSILALSLSLITAQQLILPIMSIVLIFLSYFLIMMMTYMMKQVYPDRNIDFRSQSVIDVADDGEKHVILDGLYKSHGLLNISLIAAIALSTVYSVTREDPQTFSIILMAMVLLVVNCKYLFVIRNK
- a CDS encoding HPr family phosphocarrier protein; translation: MIEKQYTLSRTGFVRPSTILVNVSNKCVSTIILEYREHCVELKNTPESLMDAMSLGIRPDTQFTIKAKGIDEFIAIQTIENRFRKINLIN
- a CDS encoding MerR family transcriptional regulator, translating into MKTYSISQVAKKLDLTVYTLRYYDKEGLLPFVERTESGTRLFKESDVEALKIIECLKSTGMTIKEIKHFIDWCSDGDVTLQKRYNMFMERKATVETQMAELKKTLELIDHKCFYYKTALDAGTEDVHKKNKIEITY